The genomic DNA aaacgttTAAATATTGCGAAAGTTCATATAAAGTAGAAAGACATTaccgatatttaaaataataattgattcaTCGCCAGAATCTCCAACATAACCTCGATGTCCCCATGGACCAATCACAGGATCTATCActaaacattttaaattttttcttggtaTACCTGTGAGATTTTCGCGGGATATTTCTTCATTATTATGCaagtcataaattattattttagccGGACACTCGATATCTTGAGGGGAATCTAATACCCATAGGCGACCATGATTATCTATATCTAAACCAGTAActgattgtaaatttttgcaATCATTGCCTAAAGATTGTATTTCAGTACTCAAAAATGCTGTTGCTGGTGGTGATGGAATATTCATGAGGTTAAAAACTTCTGGTTCTATCCAAGGGGCTTCTAATAACGTAACTGAATTGTTTGATGATTTTCCccatcttaaatatttatattaattttatgaaatttatgttaaattaaaatttttataaaaatatgcacgcagagaattttatagACAAATTGCATACGAAATTTCGGTAACATTGGGATACTTTGATATTATTGAGAATTATACTATTTGTTTCAATAAGATGAGAGACCCATTActcgatcactcatgtatttatacatttatatttactaaatatatgtatactaaagatatatatatagaaatacatGGAATGATcaagtactagttccctgatcgacTACTGGATTTCTTaccttaatttttaataaaattttattaaaatatatgttaaaagatgacaatttttaatatattctaTTGCAATATTTctgatattgatttttatcaaaaaatctatTACTTTATATGAAtgttgatagtaaaaaaatttagttatgcacactgaaaaaaaagtatttttactcCCGGAATCCAAAATATCATCGATCCAGTTTTCCTGTAGTAAGTAAACGTATTCTTACTGTAAGAAACCTGATATACTTCCCACAGCAATACCAAGTTTTCTTGTAGGACTAAAACTTTATACTATTTTACTATAGCAAATGCAGTGGTCTCCAGCGCTTACATACTTATCCTATAGCAATTTTTGTTTCCCGCATTTTTACCTCATATTATCGTGAGATAGAAATAAGAGTGCAAGTGacaacaaatattaaaataatgcgtgcaatattcttttttataattattgaattatcgATTAGTATTTATTCGTTTTTCGTCTCAATTTTTGACAGTACgtctattataataaaaaattctcctaTTTACATACATCCATGCATGTCAATAAAGTAAGGTTaagttctttttattttaattgtggTATTGTAcctaccctgattaaacaaaatgattaaaaatgatttcacacgttaaatgtccataagagacaggattagaaatgatttgaaggattaaaaagtatttaaaatgattaaaaaacaaatcattttaaatcatttttaatcattttgtttaatcagggtacaGCAATACCGAGTTTTGCACAGTCAGTATACGTATTGCtctgtgaaataaattttggtaTTCTTACCACAAAAATACCAGTATTGCTATTAGAATAAAACATTTACcgggagaaaaaattttttttttcagtgcagtaTATTTACTGTACTGATGCTGTAGAGTTACCAGAATACTGCAGTAAAATTGctataaaaatgccgaacGTTTACCggaaaaattctaaataaaaattataataatacgaTAATTTCATCATAatgaaatcgtttttttttgcagGATATTCTACAATTTTGCCAAATTTATGCTGATATGGtggaaaattgtaaaaaatttagtttcattttttgttcGCTTCTGCATTTGAAATCaacgaaaatataaaaattttttattttcttgtatTGGTTACCGTAAATATTTTGgatttatttagtaaatttttggtaataaatcgagaaaaaaaactagCTTAAATAACTAGCGCATTTCCAAAACCGCGGCGGTatgaaattattgataattttaataaattgtaacaCACTGTAAATTCTGTTCAATGTATTTGGAAAATTTCTATATTATCCGTAAATTTCACCATAATTCTATATTGCCCGTATGCTACGGTAGCTATAATAATGAtgctataaatttttgatgcaataaataccgtaaaattctctgaatgtaaatatttgttaGTTACCTGGGAACAGCAAGGAATACTCGATTTTTCCAAATTGAAAATCGCCAAATAAAAACGTCATTAGGtaaattaacttttgaaaaattccacCCGACtgaatatgataaataaaatattataaatataatattacacTTTACTAATAGCATTATTAACTTGATGAGTGATTGATTCAATTGCCTTCACTTATCAGTTTAAAATCAAGCAAACTGGTCATACAACTGTGTATTATTAGCCACAATGTTCTTCGTCAGCTAAAAAAAAGCTGCTTCAGCTAATGTATTGCTCGAGTAAAAGTAAATCAAGTAAAGTTATGAttatagattaaaaaattattacttcaTTAATATGAAGTATGAGAAGTAAAGTATATactttatatgaaaaaaaaaaatctgataaaattatataatattttttttaaacatattctGATAATTCatgcaaattaattattataaatttttaaataattattttaccttAGATGAAATAGTAAACTAtctattaacttttaaattcagaaaaaaaaatgttagaaaagtttttgtttttcttaaaaaaaaaatgatcaccCAGAAGTCGAGGTGCGGGGAACTACCACCATATCCCGGAGGATGGCAGATGCCATCATCGTCCGTGACCCGGAGATTCGAAACTCAGTCCGAGAGTCACGCTCTCTTCCCGGTTCGAATATGGGGACTGCCACAAGAACACGGAGAACGACATGCGTCATTAACGTCCGTGCCCAACGCTTAAGACCTATTCATTGGACTCTCAGAGGGGTGACATTAACACAGCATTGAAAATCTTA from Microplitis mediator isolate UGA2020A chromosome 7, iyMicMedi2.1, whole genome shotgun sequence includes the following:
- the LOC130671801 gene encoding uncharacterized protein LOC130671801; protein product: MLLVKCNIIFIIFYLSYSVGWNFSKVNLPNDVFIWRFSIWKNRVFLAVPRWGKSSNNSVTLLEAPWIEPEVFNLMNIPSPPATAFLSTEIQSLGNDCKNLQSVTGLDIDNHGRLWVLDSPQDIECPAKIIIYDLHNNEEISRENLTGIPRKNLKCLVIDPVIGPWGHRGYVGDSGDESIIILNIGHTGQRKWWKLHLQHGPTVPRVYTNDLAISRKNKRLYITGTNSLDLFYIDLDNLRNNDRLLLSKHKIVEKSHNVSWAGVKLGTSTGLLCDSKDGLHYFLVSEYASVRWDTKYDLKAASHLILLQSERVLSITDYRMDSLKNVWGITNPLYKNNNSIDTIHNWNLTSRIVKISECNQF